One genomic window of Clostridia bacterium includes the following:
- a CDS encoding beta-hexosaminidase, whose amino-acid sequence MKHRLYSLILIVLAFLLTLSACGKASTLDGDKSEADKDAVKEESVQDIEAEPEPELSPDELTLLRARQIVDEMSVPERAAQIFLVRFYGETAQELTAEYCPGGFIMFGKDFKEETPDTIRALTSSLQADAKIPLIFGVDEEGGSVVRVSMYEAFRAERFKSPKRLYKEGGLELIASDAREKSQLLLGLGINMNLAPVCDISTDPDDFMYDRAFGQGARETAEYVSLVCTEMKNEGIMSVLKHFPGYGGNVDTHTGISVDERPYEQFINEDFLPFRAGIEAGAPFVLVSHNSVLCMDGQYPASLSRNVHDILRNELSFDGVIITDDLVMDAIGQFADTAEAAVLAVNAGNDMLISSDFTTQYNAVLKAVENGTISEERLYDAALHVVTAKLKSGIIK is encoded by the coding sequence ATGAAACATAGGCTTTATTCGCTCATTTTGATAGTTTTGGCGTTTTTGCTCACATTATCCGCCTGCGGGAAGGCCTCCACTTTGGACGGCGATAAAAGCGAAGCGGATAAGGATGCCGTAAAAGAAGAAAGCGTGCAAGATATAGAAGCCGAGCCCGAGCCGGAGCTTTCGCCCGACGAGCTTACGCTTCTTCGCGCGCGTCAGATCGTCGATGAAATGAGCGTTCCCGAGCGCGCGGCGCAGATATTCTTAGTACGCTTTTACGGGGAAACGGCGCAAGAGCTTACTGCGGAATACTGCCCCGGCGGCTTTATAATGTTCGGCAAGGACTTTAAAGAAGAGACGCCGGACACGATAAGAGCTCTTACGTCGTCGCTTCAGGCCGACGCAAAGATTCCGCTTATTTTCGGCGTTGACGAGGAGGGCGGCTCTGTCGTGCGTGTAAGCATGTATGAGGCGTTCAGAGCGGAAAGATTCAAGTCTCCAAAGAGACTGTATAAAGAAGGGGGACTTGAGCTTATCGCCTCCGACGCACGGGAAAAGTCGCAGCTTTTACTCGGACTGGGCATAAACATGAACCTTGCGCCCGTATGCGATATATCTACAGACCCTGACGACTTTATGTACGACCGCGCCTTCGGACAGGGCGCCCGCGAAACGGCGGAGTATGTGTCTTTGGTGTGTACCGAAATGAAGAACGAAGGGATAATGAGCGTTTTAAAGCATTTTCCGGGATACGGCGGCAATGTTGACACGCACACGGGCATAAGCGTTGACGAAAGGCCCTATGAGCAGTTTATAAATGAAGACTTTCTGCCGTTTCGTGCAGGCATAGAAGCCGGGGCTCCGTTTGTGCTCGTTTCCCACAACAGCGTCCTTTGCATGGACGGGCAGTACCCCGCTTCACTTTCAAGAAACGTACACGATATTTTAAGAAACGAGCTTTCGTTTGACGGCGTTATCATAACAGACGACCTTGTTATGGATGCGATAGGACAGTTTGCAGACACGGCCGAGGCGGCGGTGCTTGCCGTGAACGCAGGCAACGATATGCTGATATCCTCGGATTTTACAACGCAGTATAACGCCGTTCTGAAGGCGGTCGAGAACGGAACGATAAGCGAGGAGAGGCTGTACGACGCGGCGCTTCACGTAGTAACAGCCAAGCTTAAATCAGGTATAATAAAGTAG